A DNA window from Labrys wisconsinensis contains the following coding sequences:
- a CDS encoding substrate-binding domain-containing protein, producing MNRRDLNRRDFLLGTSLAAVGLALGTRPSFAAGKDLTIATSLPSLSFPFFVHMQKQLAAEAAAQGGVKLIETDGQNQATKQTGDVEAAVTQKVDAIVISPLDVDAMAPALQAAVEAGVPVVTIDRRVKNVTGILAHVGADNVAGGEAQGNAIIAAFPNGARIFHLQGQPGAGPAIDRNKGLHSVLDKVKDKYQIVFEQTANFARAEALSVTEAGLAGAANPPDVIVCANDDMALGAMEAVKARNLTGIKIYGFDALPEALKMVKEGAMAGTVEQFPGEQSRIAMRIAVAFARDGKKPEKDLTLLTPIVLTKDNLDKAERLGEMQ from the coding sequence ATGAACCGTCGCGATCTCAATCGCCGTGACTTTCTGCTGGGAACGAGCCTGGCCGCCGTCGGGCTCGCCTTGGGGACACGCCCGTCCTTCGCCGCCGGCAAGGACCTGACCATCGCCACGTCGCTGCCGAGCCTGTCCTTCCCCTTCTTCGTCCATATGCAAAAGCAGCTCGCGGCCGAAGCCGCGGCACAGGGCGGCGTCAAGCTGATCGAGACCGACGGCCAGAACCAGGCGACGAAGCAGACCGGCGACGTCGAAGCTGCCGTGACCCAGAAGGTCGACGCCATCGTCATCTCGCCGCTCGACGTCGATGCCATGGCTCCCGCCTTGCAGGCGGCTGTCGAGGCCGGCGTGCCGGTCGTCACCATCGACCGCCGCGTCAAGAACGTGACGGGCATCCTGGCCCATGTCGGCGCCGACAATGTCGCCGGCGGCGAGGCGCAGGGCAACGCCATCATCGCCGCCTTCCCGAACGGCGCCAGGATCTTCCATCTGCAGGGCCAGCCCGGCGCCGGCCCGGCGATCGACCGGAACAAGGGCCTCCACAGCGTTCTGGACAAGGTCAAGGACAAATACCAGATCGTGTTCGAGCAGACGGCGAATTTCGCCCGTGCCGAAGCGCTGAGCGTGACCGAGGCGGGCCTTGCCGGCGCGGCGAACCCGCCTGACGTGATCGTCTGCGCCAATGACGACATGGCGCTGGGCGCGATGGAGGCGGTGAAGGCGCGCAACCTCACCGGCATCAAGATCTATGGCTTCGACGCCCTCCCCGAGGCGCTGAAGATGGTGAAGGAAGGCGCCATGGCCGGCACCGTCGAGCAGTTCCCCGGCGAGCAGAGCCGCATCGCCATGCGCATCGCCGTCGCCTTTGCCCGCGACGGCAAGAAGCCCGAGAAGGACTTGACGCTGCTGACGCCGATCGTCCTGACCAAGGACAATCTCGACAAGGCCGAGCGCCTCGGCGAGATGCAGTGA
- a CDS encoding hydantoinase/oxoprolinase family protein, with product MPLLLGIDTGGTFTDAVLYDEARGVVAKAKALTTHHDLALGVGGAVEAVLGRSGVDPAHIALVSLSTTLATNAMVEGQGGRVGLVFIGFDAADAERPALKAALGGDPVLLIAGGHDSFGAERMPLDVATLAAEAVRLAPSLSGFAVTGRFAVLNPEHEIAARELLRRETGLPVSCGHELSARLDGPKRALTSLLNARLIHLLEALIAATEERLGALGIGAPLMVVRGDGALVTASLARTRPIETIFSGPAASAVGGAFLAGTRDAIVSDIGGTTTDVVVLRDGRPRVDPAGALIGGFRTMVEAIAIRTCGLGGDSEVWLDQSGLETALRLGPRRVMPLSLLAEEYGDLVHATLDRQRRAEAPAELDGRFVLPLGSPPAGLSEPETALLARLGGRAQAADRLVTSRRETNALRRLVDRRLVIAAGLTPSDAAHVLGLHSAWDAAAALKGAELFARRRGATGRAFAETGRELAQRVVDTLVRCSAEFVLDCALAEDGFEDAGLSRHPLAVAAMADPTGLVRLSLSLSAPLVGLGASAATYYPDIARLVRAPSLVPEHAEVANAVGAVVGGVHASAEVKVLQPVEGVFRVLGAGLARDFGDLAEALALAREAARGEAAAAAIRAGAGAVEVSAAVEVRKAQTEGREIFVEATVSARASGRPRIGAG from the coding sequence ATGCCCCTCCTGCTCGGTATCGACACCGGCGGCACCTTTACCGATGCCGTCCTCTATGATGAAGCGCGCGGCGTCGTCGCCAAGGCGAAGGCCCTCACCACCCATCACGACCTGGCGCTCGGCGTCGGCGGGGCGGTGGAGGCCGTGCTCGGGCGCTCCGGCGTGGATCCGGCCCATATCGCCCTCGTCTCCCTGTCGACGACGCTGGCCACCAACGCCATGGTCGAAGGCCAGGGCGGGCGCGTCGGCCTGGTGTTCATCGGCTTCGACGCCGCCGACGCCGAGCGTCCGGCCCTCAAGGCGGCGCTGGGCGGAGATCCCGTGCTGCTGATTGCGGGCGGCCATGACAGCTTCGGCGCCGAGCGCATGCCGCTCGATGTCGCCACGCTGGCCGCGGAGGCCGTGCGCCTCGCGCCTTCGCTCAGCGGCTTCGCCGTCACCGGCCGCTTCGCGGTGCTCAATCCCGAGCACGAGATCGCGGCGCGCGAGCTGCTGCGGCGCGAGACCGGCCTGCCGGTCTCCTGCGGGCACGAGCTCTCGGCCAGGCTCGACGGGCCGAAGCGGGCCCTGACCTCGTTGCTCAATGCCCGGCTGATCCACCTCCTCGAAGCGCTGATCGCGGCCACGGAGGAGCGGCTCGGCGCTCTCGGCATCGGCGCGCCGCTGATGGTGGTGCGCGGCGACGGGGCGCTGGTCACGGCCAGCCTCGCCCGGACGCGGCCGATCGAGACGATCTTTTCCGGCCCGGCGGCCAGCGCGGTCGGCGGGGCCTTCCTGGCGGGCACGCGCGATGCCATCGTCTCGGACATCGGCGGCACCACCACCGACGTGGTGGTGCTGCGCGACGGCCGCCCGCGCGTCGACCCCGCCGGGGCGCTGATCGGCGGCTTCCGCACCATGGTGGAGGCGATCGCCATCCGCACCTGCGGGCTCGGCGGCGACAGCGAGGTGTGGCTCGACCAGAGCGGCCTGGAGACGGCGCTGCGGCTCGGGCCGCGCCGGGTCATGCCGCTGTCGCTGCTGGCCGAGGAATACGGCGACCTCGTGCATGCGACGCTCGACCGCCAGCGCCGCGCCGAGGCTCCGGCGGAGCTCGACGGGCGCTTCGTCCTGCCGCTCGGATCGCCGCCCGCGGGCCTGTCCGAGCCGGAGACGGCGCTGCTCGCGCGCCTCGGCGGCCGGGCGCAGGCGGCGGACCGGCTGGTGACGAGCCGGCGCGAGACCAATGCGCTGCGCCGCCTCGTCGACCGGCGTCTCGTCATCGCCGCCGGGCTGACACCGTCCGACGCCGCCCATGTGCTCGGCCTGCACTCCGCCTGGGATGCGGCGGCGGCGCTGAAGGGCGCCGAGCTGTTCGCCCGCCGACGCGGGGCGACCGGCCGGGCCTTCGCCGAGACCGGCCGCGAGCTGGCGCAGCGCGTGGTCGACACGCTGGTGCGCTGCTCGGCCGAGTTCGTGCTCGACTGCGCCCTGGCCGAGGACGGCTTCGAGGATGCGGGCCTGTCGCGCCATCCTCTGGCCGTCGCGGCCATGGCGGATCCTACCGGCCTGGTGCGCCTCTCCCTGTCGCTGTCGGCGCCGCTGGTCGGGCTGGGCGCCTCGGCCGCCACCTATTATCCCGACATCGCCCGGCTGGTGCGCGCGCCTTCGCTGGTGCCCGAGCACGCGGAGGTGGCGAATGCCGTCGGCGCCGTGGTCGGCGGCGTGCACGCGAGCGCCGAGGTCAAGGTGCTGCAGCCGGTGGAGGGCGTGTTCCGCGTGCTCGGCGCCGGCCTCGCCCGCGATTTCGGCGACCTTGCCGAGGCCCTGGCGCTGGCTCGCGAGGCGGCGCGCGGCGAGGCGGCGGCTGCGGCGATCCGGGCGGGCGCCGGCGCCGTCGAGGTCAGCGCCGCCGTCGAGGTGAGGAAGGCGCAGACCGAGGGGCGGGAGATCTTCGTCGAGGCGACGGTCTCCGCGCGCGCCTCCGGGCGGCCTCGGATCGGGGCGGGCTAG
- a CDS encoding caspase family protein, which translates to MTPLFRTLGLAILTLIGLQGAALADKRVALVIGNGAYVNAPALPNPPRDAHAMADKLKALGFQVVEGYDLDKQGMSALVQRFARAVSGADVGLFYYAGHGMQVNSENYIVPVDAKLEDALSVDFEITKVGFVIDQMSRDVKLKIALLDACRDNPLSRSLAARSRSIAVVSGMADMKVVNQAASEGSLIAFATDPGNVALDGNGDHSPFTQALLENIGGNASLSSVMNRVTSAVLKLTDNRQRPWVQASLTGDVFLNPAAQTVATDAAPAPSVPAALAPVPAAQPDDAVALGRENALWAAVKQSNTVEDYQSYIDTYPSGLYVALARNAIQRSKQAMLAPPAGGIVPTQGPVPAPPEVAQAASSAETEAGLDLDQAAQKAIQQRLKLAGFDPSAANGNFGAKTRIAIGKWQTARGIPGTGYFNKPQYDFLLAETNVAYAALQKTMAAVPPAPKKPKVKVVRQQPIQPDGPPRVVRRRPPPQDEQVVDRQRPPPSDTSGRDAFMGAVGGALIGGALSGAFNH; encoded by the coding sequence ATGACGCCACTCTTCCGCACCCTCGGTCTGGCGATCCTCACCCTGATCGGCCTGCAAGGCGCGGCGCTCGCCGACAAGCGCGTCGCGCTGGTCATCGGCAACGGCGCCTATGTCAACGCCCCGGCGCTGCCCAACCCGCCGCGCGATGCCCATGCCATGGCCGACAAGCTCAAGGCGCTGGGCTTCCAGGTGGTCGAGGGCTATGACCTCGACAAGCAGGGCATGAGCGCGCTGGTGCAGCGTTTCGCCCGTGCCGTCAGCGGCGCCGATGTCGGTCTGTTCTACTATGCCGGCCATGGCATGCAGGTGAACAGCGAGAACTATATCGTTCCCGTCGACGCCAAGCTGGAGGACGCCCTCTCGGTCGATTTCGAGATCACCAAGGTCGGCTTCGTCATCGACCAGATGTCGCGCGACGTGAAGCTGAAGATCGCGCTGCTCGATGCCTGCCGCGACAATCCGCTGTCGCGCAGCCTGGCGGCGCGGTCGCGGTCGATCGCCGTGGTCAGCGGCATGGCCGACATGAAGGTCGTCAACCAGGCGGCCAGCGAAGGATCGCTGATCGCCTTTGCCACCGACCCCGGCAACGTGGCCCTCGACGGCAACGGCGACCACTCGCCGTTCACGCAGGCGCTCCTGGAGAATATCGGCGGCAATGCCAGCCTCTCCAGCGTGATGAACCGGGTGACCAGCGCGGTGCTGAAGCTGACCGACAACCGCCAGCGCCCCTGGGTGCAGGCTTCGCTGACCGGCGACGTCTTCCTCAATCCGGCCGCCCAGACGGTCGCGACCGACGCGGCGCCGGCCCCGAGCGTGCCTGCGGCGCTCGCCCCGGTCCCGGCGGCGCAGCCGGACGATGCGGTGGCGCTCGGCCGGGAGAACGCCCTGTGGGCGGCGGTGAAGCAGTCGAACACGGTCGAGGACTACCAGTCCTATATTGATACCTATCCGAGCGGCCTCTATGTCGCGCTGGCGCGCAACGCCATCCAGCGCAGCAAGCAGGCCATGCTGGCGCCGCCCGCCGGCGGCATCGTGCCGACGCAAGGCCCGGTCCCGGCGCCGCCCGAGGTGGCGCAGGCCGCCAGCTCCGCCGAGACCGAGGCGGGACTCGACCTCGACCAGGCGGCACAGAAGGCCATCCAGCAGCGGCTGAAGCTGGCGGGCTTCGATCCTTCCGCTGCCAACGGCAATTTCGGGGCAAAGACCCGCATCGCCATCGGCAAGTGGCAGACCGCCCGAGGCATTCCCGGCACCGGCTATTTCAACAAGCCGCAATACGACTTCCTGCTGGCCGAGACCAACGTCGCCTATGCGGCGCTGCAAAAGACCATGGCGGCCGTGCCGCCGGCGCCGAAGAAGCCGAAGGTGAAGGTCGTGCGCCAGCAGCCGATCCAGCCGGACGGCCCGCCGCGCGTCGTCCGGCGCCGGCCGCCGCCGCAGGACGAGCAGGTGGTCGACCGCCAGCGCCCGCCGCCGAGCGACACTTCCGGGCGCGACGCCTTCATGGGCGCGGTCGGCGGCGCCCTGATCGGCGGCGCCCTGTCCGGCGCGTTCAACCACTGA
- a CDS encoding porin, producing the protein MIRAKQFLLGSAAALATVTGANAADLPMTKAEPVEYVKVCSEFGTGYFYIPGSDTCLQLGGYVRSDFYYVEPKKRSDNASQWQGRAQVRWDARTATEYGTLRSYIAIDADYGAAWASTSNSSFKVHYAYLQFGGVTAGFIESAFNFYDGKYGSPIYATYGGEQGRKNILSYTGQFGGGLSATLSVEDSIEHNTSIAGFGGLTDKDDAARTGYGGSRMPDFVANVAYDGGKGGWGKAQVMGAVHQVRGVLDDYSSKYGYAVGAALQMNIPFAAGGYFVIEGEYADGASGYTGANKFQKAPDAYAGPGPGFAFETAKSWSIEGEAGFNLTPSLLAIAFGSYRNFDAPSIIADKGNDYTAWVAGGQLVYTVVKGMTVAGEVSYQSIDVTGKSTVDTWAGAMRVRRSF; encoded by the coding sequence ATGATACGTGCGAAACAGTTCCTGCTCGGCAGCGCGGCCGCCCTGGCGACGGTCACGGGGGCGAACGCTGCCGACCTGCCGATGACCAAGGCCGAGCCGGTCGAATATGTGAAGGTCTGCAGCGAATTCGGCACCGGCTACTTCTACATCCCGGGCAGCGACACCTGCCTCCAGCTCGGCGGCTACGTCCGGTCCGACTTCTACTATGTCGAGCCGAAGAAGCGGAGCGACAACGCCTCGCAGTGGCAGGGCCGCGCCCAGGTGCGCTGGGATGCCCGCACCGCGACCGAATATGGCACGCTGCGCTCCTATATCGCGATCGACGCCGACTATGGCGCCGCCTGGGCGTCTACCAGCAACAGCTCCTTCAAGGTGCACTACGCCTACCTCCAGTTCGGCGGCGTCACCGCCGGCTTCATCGAGTCCGCCTTCAACTTCTATGATGGGAAGTACGGCTCGCCGATCTACGCTACCTATGGCGGCGAACAGGGCCGCAAGAACATCCTGTCCTATACCGGCCAGTTCGGCGGCGGCCTGAGCGCCACGCTCTCGGTCGAGGACAGCATCGAGCACAACACGAGCATCGCCGGCTTCGGCGGCCTCACTGACAAGGACGACGCGGCCCGCACCGGCTACGGCGGCTCGCGCATGCCCGACTTCGTCGCCAACGTCGCCTATGACGGCGGCAAGGGTGGCTGGGGCAAGGCGCAGGTCATGGGCGCCGTCCACCAGGTGCGTGGCGTCCTCGACGACTACAGCAGCAAATACGGCTATGCCGTTGGCGCGGCCTTGCAGATGAACATCCCGTTCGCCGCCGGCGGCTACTTCGTGATCGAAGGCGAGTATGCGGACGGCGCCAGCGGCTACACCGGCGCCAACAAGTTCCAGAAGGCGCCCGACGCCTATGCCGGCCCCGGCCCGGGCTTTGCCTTCGAAACCGCCAAGTCCTGGTCGATCGAGGGCGAGGCCGGCTTCAACCTGACGCCCTCGCTGCTGGCGATCGCGTTCGGCAGCTACCGCAACTTCGATGCCCCGAGCATCATCGCCGACAAGGGCAACGACTACACTGCCTGGGTCGCCGGCGGCCAGTTGGTCTACACCGTCGTCAAGGGCATGACTGTGGCAGGCGAAGTCTCCTACCAGAGCATCGACGTCACGGGTAAGAGCACCGTCGACACCTGGGCCGGCGCCATGCGCGTGCGTCGCTCCTTCTGA
- a CDS encoding argininosuccinate synthase → MSKTVKKVVLAYSGGLDTSIILKWLQTTYGCEVVTFTADLGQGEELEPARQKALLLGIKPENIFIEDVREEFVRDYVFPMFRANAQYEGLYLLGTSIARPLIAKKQIEIAEKVGADAVSHGSTGKGNDQVRYEVAYYALKPDVTIIAPWREWDLRSREALIRFAEENQIPIAKDKRGEAPFSVDANLLHCSSEGKVLEDPAIEVPDYVYSRTVDPEKAPDTPTVVTIDFEKGDAVAVDGVKLSPAALLTRLNELGRVNGIGRLDLVENRYVGMKSRGMYETPGGTILLQAHRGIESITLDRGAAHLKDEIMPKYAELIYNGFWFAPEREMLQALIDKSQEAVTGSVRLKLYKGGVHVIGRESPYSLYSQDLVTFEEGAVAYDHRDAAGFIKLNALRLRTLGSRKRKLGV, encoded by the coding sequence ATGTCCAAGACGGTGAAGAAGGTGGTGCTCGCCTATTCGGGCGGCCTCGATACCTCGATCATCCTGAAGTGGCTGCAGACCACCTATGGCTGCGAGGTCGTGACCTTCACCGCGGATCTCGGCCAGGGCGAGGAGCTGGAGCCGGCGCGCCAGAAGGCGCTGCTGCTCGGCATCAAGCCGGAAAACATCTTCATCGAGGATGTGCGCGAGGAATTCGTGCGCGACTACGTCTTCCCGATGTTCCGCGCCAACGCCCAGTACGAGGGCCTCTACCTCCTCGGCACCTCGATCGCCCGGCCGCTGATCGCCAAGAAGCAGATCGAGATCGCCGAGAAGGTCGGCGCCGACGCCGTTTCCCACGGCTCGACCGGCAAAGGCAACGACCAGGTGCGCTACGAGGTCGCCTACTACGCCCTCAAGCCCGACGTCACCATCATCGCCCCCTGGCGCGAATGGGACCTGCGCTCGCGCGAGGCGCTGATCCGCTTCGCCGAGGAGAACCAGATCCCGATCGCCAAGGACAAACGCGGCGAGGCCCCCTTCTCCGTCGACGCCAACCTGCTGCACTGCTCCTCCGAGGGCAAGGTCCTGGAGGACCCGGCGATCGAGGTGCCGGACTATGTCTATTCGCGCACCGTCGACCCGGAAAAGGCGCCGGACACCCCGACCGTCGTCACCATCGACTTCGAGAAGGGCGACGCGGTGGCCGTCGACGGCGTCAAGCTGAGCCCGGCGGCGCTGCTGACCCGGCTCAACGAGCTCGGCCGCGTCAACGGCATCGGCCGGCTCGACCTGGTCGAGAACCGCTATGTCGGCATGAAGTCGCGCGGCATGTACGAGACGCCCGGCGGCACCATCCTGCTCCAGGCTCATCGCGGCATCGAAAGCATCACGCTCGATCGCGGCGCGGCGCATCTCAAGGACGAGATCATGCCGAAATACGCCGAGCTGATCTATAACGGCTTCTGGTTCGCGCCCGAGCGCGAGATGCTGCAGGCCCTGATCGACAAGAGCCAGGAGGCCGTCACCGGCTCGGTGCGACTGAAGCTCTACAAGGGCGGCGTGCACGTCATCGGCCGCGAGAGCCCCTATTCGCTGTACAGCCAGGACCTCGTCACCTTCGAGGAGGGCGCGGTCGCCTACGATCATCGCGACGCCGCCGGCTTCATCAAGCTCAACGCCCTGCGCCTGCGCACGCTCGGCAGCCGCAAGCGCAAGCTCGGCGTATGA
- a CDS encoding sugar ABC transporter ATP-binding protein, protein MSSPLLSLSGLSKRFLGVQALDDVGISVQPGEVHGLLGENGAGKSTLLKIISGAQPPDAGTMLWDGADMTAPNPLAAQALGIVTIYQEFNLVPTLTVAENIFIGREPTRMGLFVDWPKMRSMAREQLDRIGLAIDPGIPVSALSVAEQQMVEIARALSMKARLVVMDEPTSALTETEVERLIAIMRQLRDEGVSILFVTHRLEEAMQICDRFTVLRDGKLAGVRERRGLTIPQIIELMVGRSASDLYRRPERRHEAGAVRLSTRDLSTARSGRRSHGTVLRGINLDVRAGEILGIAGLVGAGRTEFARAVFGADPLAAGEIRIDGRPASIRSPRDAIRHGIGLVPEDRKQQALFLDLAIRQNFSIAGLERFSTLGVFVDEAAEGRALDGFRRSMHVRMRDPGQRVGALSGGNQQKIVLARWLQLEPKILIVDEPTRGVDIGAKAEVHELLDQLAARGVAVIAISSDLPEVMAISDRIVTMRAGRITGEVSANDATQERLMTLMTLEQRDAA, encoded by the coding sequence ATGTCATCTCCCCTTCTCTCCCTTTCCGGCTTGTCGAAGCGCTTCCTGGGTGTCCAGGCGCTGGACGATGTCGGCATCTCGGTCCAGCCCGGCGAGGTGCATGGGCTGCTCGGTGAAAACGGAGCCGGCAAATCGACGCTGCTGAAGATCATATCCGGGGCGCAGCCGCCCGACGCCGGAACGATGCTGTGGGACGGCGCTGATATGACGGCGCCCAATCCGCTGGCGGCCCAGGCGCTCGGCATCGTCACGATCTATCAGGAATTCAACCTCGTCCCGACGCTGACGGTGGCCGAGAATATCTTCATCGGCCGCGAGCCGACGCGGATGGGCCTGTTCGTCGATTGGCCGAAGATGCGGTCGATGGCGCGCGAGCAGCTCGATCGCATCGGCCTTGCCATCGACCCGGGGATCCCGGTCTCGGCCCTGTCGGTGGCCGAGCAGCAGATGGTGGAGATCGCCCGCGCGCTGTCGATGAAGGCGCGGCTGGTGGTGATGGACGAGCCGACCTCGGCGCTCACCGAGACCGAGGTCGAGCGGCTGATCGCGATCATGCGCCAATTGCGTGACGAGGGAGTCAGCATCCTGTTCGTCACCCACCGCCTGGAAGAGGCCATGCAGATCTGCGACCGCTTCACGGTGCTGCGCGACGGCAAGCTCGCCGGGGTGCGCGAGCGGCGCGGGCTCACCATCCCGCAGATCATCGAGCTGATGGTCGGCAGGTCCGCATCGGATCTCTATCGCCGCCCCGAGCGCCGGCACGAGGCCGGCGCGGTCCGCCTGTCGACGCGCGACCTGTCGACGGCCAGATCCGGCCGCCGCAGCCATGGCACGGTGTTGCGCGGCATCAATCTCGACGTGCGGGCCGGTGAGATTCTGGGGATCGCCGGCCTGGTAGGGGCGGGGCGCACCGAATTCGCCCGGGCCGTGTTCGGCGCCGATCCGCTGGCCGCGGGCGAAATCCGCATCGACGGCCGGCCGGCTTCCATCCGCTCGCCGCGCGACGCGATCCGCCATGGCATCGGCCTCGTCCCCGAGGACCGCAAGCAGCAGGCGCTGTTCCTCGATCTCGCCATTCGCCAGAATTTTTCGATCGCCGGACTGGAGCGCTTTTCCACTCTCGGCGTTTTCGTCGACGAGGCCGCCGAAGGGCGGGCGCTCGACGGCTTTCGCCGGTCGATGCACGTGCGCATGCGCGATCCCGGCCAGCGGGTCGGGGCCTTGTCGGGCGGCAACCAGCAGAAGATCGTGCTGGCGCGCTGGCTGCAGCTGGAGCCGAAGATCTTGATCGTCGACGAGCCGACGCGCGGCGTCGACATCGGCGCCAAGGCCGAGGTGCACGAATTGCTCGACCAGCTCGCCGCGCGCGGTGTCGCGGTCATCGCGATCTCGTCCGATCTGCCCGAGGTGATGGCGATCTCAGACCGGATCGTCACCATGCGAGCCGGACGGATCACCGGCGAAGTGTCGGCCAATGACGCCACCCAAGAGCGGCTGATGACCTTGATGACCCTCGAACAGCGCGACGCGGCCTGA
- a CDS encoding SDR family oxidoreductase gives MAGQTGTAIVTGAATGIGQAIALALLEAGWSVVLAGRRKAVLDEVVAGHPRAASALTVAADVTDPASVSALFRATVERFGRVDLLVNNAGTNAPPVNIEDLPFEQWKSVIDTNVTGVFLCTQEAFRVMKDQVPRGGRIINNGSISATAPRPNSAPYTASKHAVEGLTKSTALDGRKYDIACGQIDIGNTLTPMAARMTSGVLQADLTVKTEPTFDVKHVAEAVLYMAGLPLDANVLHLTVMATKMPFVGRG, from the coding sequence ATGGCCGGACAGACCGGAACTGCCATCGTGACCGGCGCCGCCACCGGCATCGGGCAGGCCATCGCCCTGGCGCTCCTGGAAGCGGGCTGGTCGGTGGTGCTGGCCGGACGGCGCAAGGCTGTGCTGGACGAGGTGGTCGCCGGCCATCCCCGCGCCGCCTCGGCGCTCACCGTGGCCGCCGACGTCACCGACCCCGCCTCGGTGTCGGCGCTGTTCCGCGCGACCGTGGAGCGCTTCGGCCGGGTCGACCTCCTCGTCAACAATGCCGGCACCAACGCCCCGCCGGTCAACATCGAGGACCTGCCCTTCGAGCAGTGGAAGAGCGTCATCGACACCAATGTCACCGGCGTGTTCCTGTGCACGCAGGAAGCGTTCCGGGTGATGAAGGACCAGGTGCCGCGCGGCGGGCGCATCATCAACAACGGCTCGATCTCGGCCACCGCGCCGCGCCCGAACTCCGCCCCCTACACCGCCTCCAAGCACGCGGTGGAGGGCCTGACCAAGTCGACCGCGCTGGACGGCCGCAAATACGACATCGCGTGCGGCCAGATCGACATCGGCAACACGCTGACGCCGATGGCGGCCAGGATGACCAGCGGCGTGCTCCAGGCCGACCTCACCGTCAAGACCGAGCCGACCTTCGATGTGAAGCACGTGGCCGAGGCCGTGCTCTACATGGCCGGCCTGCCGCTCGACGCCAACGTGCTGCACCTGACCGTGATGGCGACCAAGATGCCGTTCGTCGGCCGCGGCTGA
- a CDS encoding ABC transporter permease, with the protein MTDNAPGKPTSDRRALSRLVAGLAPLIFLLAMMAVFAVLEPRFLNSTNLFNVMRQISITGLIALGMTFVILTAGIDLSVGSLLALAGMIAAAVAKGSTGNTLSLDDSAAAGHGAMTAMLVAIGIGLTGGLLQGLGITKLKVPPFVVTLGGLSIFRGMTLWFSGGGPISGFEADYRWWGQGYVGPIPVPVIIFLACAAICHIVLRHTRYGRHIYAVGGNPEAARLSGLPVDRLILSVYVIVGFFAGLAGFVLSARLNSAEAVAGIGYELTVIASVVIGGTSLFGGAGSVVGTVVGAILIGVLVNGLVLNNVSSYVQQIVIGLIIILAVGFDRWIKTRNPA; encoded by the coding sequence ATGACCGACAATGCACCCGGCAAGCCCACCTCCGATCGCCGCGCCCTGAGCCGCCTCGTCGCCGGCCTGGCGCCGCTGATCTTCCTCTTGGCGATGATGGCGGTCTTTGCGGTGCTCGAGCCGCGCTTCCTCAACTCGACCAATCTCTTCAACGTGATGCGGCAGATCTCGATCACCGGCCTCATCGCGCTCGGCATGACCTTCGTCATCCTGACGGCGGGCATCGACCTGTCGGTCGGCTCGCTCCTGGCGCTTGCGGGGATGATCGCCGCCGCCGTCGCCAAGGGCTCGACCGGCAACACCCTTTCGCTGGACGACAGCGCTGCCGCGGGCCATGGGGCGATGACGGCGATGCTGGTGGCGATCGGCATCGGCCTCACCGGCGGCCTGCTCCAGGGGCTCGGCATCACCAAGCTGAAGGTGCCGCCCTTCGTGGTGACGCTCGGCGGCCTCTCGATCTTTCGCGGCATGACGCTGTGGTTTTCCGGGGGCGGCCCGATCTCGGGCTTCGAGGCGGACTACCGCTGGTGGGGGCAGGGCTATGTCGGCCCGATCCCGGTGCCGGTGATCATCTTCCTCGCCTGTGCCGCGATCTGCCACATCGTGCTGCGCCACACCCGCTACGGCCGGCACATCTATGCCGTCGGCGGCAACCCCGAGGCGGCGCGCCTGTCGGGCCTGCCGGTCGATCGCCTCATCCTGTCGGTCTATGTCATCGTCGGGTTCTTTGCGGGCCTGGCCGGCTTCGTCCTGTCGGCGCGGCTGAATTCGGCCGAGGCGGTGGCGGGCATCGGCTATGAGCTCACCGTCATCGCCTCGGTCGTGATCGGCGGCACCAGCCTCTTCGGCGGCGCCGGGTCGGTGGTGGGCACCGTGGTGGGCGCCATCCTGATCGGCGTGCTCGTCAACGGGCTCGTCCTGAACAATGTGTCGAGCTATGTGCAGCAGATCGTGATCGGCCTGATCATCATCCTGGCCGTCGGATTCGATCGCTGGATCAAGACGCGGAACCCGGCATAG